A genomic segment from Legionella micdadei encodes:
- a CDS encoding YgfZ/GcvT domain-containing protein, whose translation MNFSEYFINNRPLSVFTSLASELNFERNKNYLFDLSYLGSLSVLGERAVEFLQGQVSCDVRKVTDKMIQQGAMCNLKGRVLALFDVVSWHGLQLILANDLLSTTQSSLNKAAMLSRVQLEQTTSYQIYGFYLANAHDLLPENITLPETRLSLGTTAEHCCYSLGNQLYIILVTREEAAAFALPFIDRQQIRGSLAWHQLQLRHKHIEIYPETRGLFLPHRIDLHLSGQLSFDKGCYKGQEIVARTHYRAKLKHGLALFVIETDESLIPGKKVFLPNSDTEIGELIDLCPLAERRHLVAISILHEYPNEVLIESHSKTVVLKPFA comes from the coding sequence ATGAACTTTTCCGAATATTTTATTAATAACAGGCCGTTGAGTGTTTTTACCTCATTAGCCAGTGAGTTGAATTTTGAAAGAAATAAAAATTACCTGTTCGATCTTTCTTATCTTGGATCACTAAGTGTCCTTGGTGAACGAGCTGTAGAATTTTTGCAAGGACAGGTGAGTTGTGACGTACGCAAAGTGACGGATAAGATGATACAGCAAGGAGCAATGTGTAATCTGAAAGGACGTGTATTGGCATTGTTTGATGTCGTTAGCTGGCATGGTTTACAGTTAATTTTGGCTAACGATTTGTTGAGTACAACACAATCTTCACTCAACAAAGCCGCAATGCTCAGTCGTGTTCAGCTAGAGCAGACAACCTCCTATCAGATTTACGGCTTTTATTTGGCTAATGCGCATGATTTATTACCTGAGAATATCACCCTACCTGAAACTCGTCTTAGCCTTGGCACTACTGCAGAACACTGTTGTTACTCCCTAGGCAACCAACTCTATATTATTTTGGTTACTAGAGAAGAGGCAGCTGCATTCGCTCTGCCATTTATTGATAGACAACAAATTCGTGGCTCGCTTGCATGGCATCAGCTGCAATTACGTCATAAGCATATTGAAATTTATCCTGAAACAAGAGGCTTATTCTTACCCCACCGAATTGATTTGCACCTATCGGGACAACTAAGTTTTGATAAAGGCTGTTATAAAGGACAAGAAATTGTCGCCCGTACACATTATCGAGCCAAACTAAAGCATGGGTTAGCATTGTTTGTCATCGAAACAGATGAATCTTTAATACCGGGAAAGAAAGTATTTCTTCCTAACAGTGATACAGAGATCGGTGAACTCATCGATCTCTGTCCACTTGCAGAAAGACGCCATTTAGTGGCAATAAGTATTCTTCATGAATATCCCAATGAAGTGCTTATCGAATCGCATAGTAAAACAGTGGTTCTTAAACCTTTCGCTTAG
- the tolR gene encoding protein TolR: MLRKKKASTRPIAEINVVPYIDVMLVLLVIFMITAPMLTQGVTVDLPKAASETLKSTDREPIIVSVNQQGDYFLNIHSDPASPIAPQALKIRVAAELELARQSKQTLNVLVKGDQGVPYGKVVMAMGLLKQAGAEQVGLITDSSEVGQENRG; encoded by the coding sequence ATGCTAAGAAAAAAGAAAGCGAGTACCCGCCCAATCGCTGAAATCAATGTGGTTCCCTATATTGATGTCATGCTGGTATTGCTTGTTATTTTTATGATCACGGCGCCTATGCTAACTCAGGGGGTTACGGTGGATTTGCCGAAAGCAGCTAGTGAAACATTAAAATCAACCGACAGAGAACCGATTATTGTTTCTGTTAATCAACAGGGTGACTATTTTCTTAATATCCATAGTGACCCTGCTAGCCCAATTGCACCGCAAGCGCTGAAAATTCGAGTAGCGGCTGAGTTGGAGTTAGCCCGGCAATCTAAGCAGACATTGAATGTTCTGGTTAAAGGTGACCAAGGGGTACCTTATGGTAAAGTTGTGATGGCAATGGGTTTATTAAAACAGGCAGGAGCTGAACAGGTTGGTTTAATAACGGATTCATCTGAGGTGGGGCAGGAGAATCGGGGGTGA
- a CDS encoding protein YgfX — translation MTPRTRNSLILLNLSECNITLGRSVYYLKLALLIYLSALMLLFYSSCIPFLKVATTFLLLLQFVRIFNNPQPNPNYLMLSYREHWVLLDKFHQEQAYEKGRVVINTGLFFLFELIDKRKKKLIVIFRDQIDEHSYRLLAIIEKIQPNIQGQANKN, via the coding sequence ATGACCCCACGGACAAGGAATTCGTTGATATTGTTGAATTTATCAGAATGCAACATAACGTTAGGTAGGTCAGTTTATTATCTTAAGCTCGCCTTATTGATTTACCTAAGTGCGCTAATGCTTTTATTCTACTCATCTTGCATCCCTTTTTTAAAAGTTGCAACCACGTTTTTGCTATTGCTCCAATTCGTTCGTATTTTTAATAATCCGCAGCCTAATCCGAACTATTTAATGCTAAGTTATAGGGAACATTGGGTACTTCTCGATAAATTCCATCAGGAACAGGCTTATGAGAAGGGAAGAGTAGTAATTAACACAGGACTTTTTTTTCTCTTTGAATTAATTGACAAGAGAAAAAAGAAATTGATCGTTATTTTCCGAGATCAAATTGATGAACATTCCTACCGATTATTAGCGATCATAGAAAAAATTCAACCTAATATTCAAGGCCAAGCTAATAAGAATTAA
- a CDS encoding alpha-ketoacid dehydrogenase subunit beta, translated as MPDITLVEAVTQALAYELAHDEDVVVFGEDVGKNGGVFRATVGLQDRFGEHRVFDSPLAESMIGGLAIGMSLQGLKPVAEFQFMGFIYPAMNQIISHAARMRNRTRGRLHCPLVFRAPFGGGIRAPEHHSESTEALFAHIPGLQVVIPSSPKRAYGLLLAAIRNPDPVIFLEPKRIYRLVKQPVEDNGEALPLGKCFTLQEGDDVTLISWGASMHETLQAAKQLAEEGISCEVIDVATIKPLDIETILASVEKTGRCVIVHEGAKTGGVGGEISALIMENALADLLAPVQRVTGYDVVMPYFQLEKHYIPSVYRIKDSVMSIME; from the coding sequence GTGCCTGATATAACTCTAGTAGAAGCGGTCACTCAAGCTTTAGCTTACGAATTAGCACATGATGAGGATGTTGTTGTTTTTGGTGAAGACGTGGGTAAAAACGGTGGAGTGTTCCGAGCAACAGTTGGGTTGCAAGATCGCTTTGGTGAGCACCGCGTTTTTGATTCCCCTTTGGCAGAATCGATGATTGGCGGCCTTGCTATTGGCATGTCTCTTCAAGGTTTAAAGCCTGTTGCGGAATTTCAGTTTATGGGTTTTATTTATCCGGCTATGAATCAAATTATTTCACATGCAGCCCGGATGAGAAACCGTACACGTGGACGCTTACATTGCCCACTCGTGTTTCGCGCTCCTTTTGGTGGCGGTATCAGAGCCCCTGAGCATCACTCAGAAAGCACTGAAGCTTTGTTTGCTCATATTCCTGGGCTTCAGGTTGTCATTCCCTCATCACCAAAAAGAGCATATGGATTACTCCTCGCAGCAATAAGAAACCCTGACCCTGTTATTTTCCTTGAGCCTAAACGAATCTATCGCCTAGTTAAGCAACCTGTTGAAGATAACGGAGAAGCACTCCCCCTGGGAAAATGTTTTACTTTACAAGAAGGTGATGATGTAACCCTAATTAGCTGGGGAGCGAGCATGCATGAAACATTGCAAGCCGCTAAACAACTTGCAGAAGAAGGTATCTCCTGCGAAGTGATTGACGTAGCAACAATTAAACCCTTGGATATTGAAACAATACTGGCGTCTGTCGAGAAAACTGGACGTTGTGTAATTGTGCACGAAGGTGCTAAAACAGGTGGCGTTGGTGGTGAAATTTCCGCACTAATAATGGAAAATGCGCTAGCTGATTTACTAGCACCCGTACAACGCGTCACAGGCTACGATGTTGTTATGCCCTATTTCCAACTCGAAAAGCACTATATCCCCAGTGTTTACCGAATTAAAGACAGTGTCATGAGCATAATGGAGTGA
- the tolB gene encoding Tol-Pal system beta propeller repeat protein TolB: MKRLIAAACLFFPVLLYAVDLELTQGINSALPIAIEPFGYDEVGQKLTDVINGDFRFSGQFKIIPAPQGRPLAISVWREAGADSVLSGQVTRIGYNRYDVSFKLLDAVAQGKVLLSKNYQIGANEIRALAHHISDEVYQKLTGDRGVFSTRIAYILVQRTGTDRAKYFLEVADFDGYNPQSLLVSTEPIMSPAWSPDGRQIAYVSFEKKKAQIFTVSVETGKRRLLTDFAGINGAPAWSNDGRNLAVVLSKGGSPKIYSVDLSSGYMKQLTFGDAIDTEPRYSPDGKSMLFTSGRGGSPQIYRLSLIDGSIARMTFDGNYNARASFTPDQKHIVMLHRGEDRAFNIGVQDTDNNGQITQLTFSPSDESPSVAPNGRLILYATRVNDKGVLAVVSIDGRTKMRLPARDGDVQEPAWSPYLG, encoded by the coding sequence ATTAAACGTTTGATTGCAGCAGCATGCCTATTTTTCCCAGTTCTACTGTACGCAGTCGATTTGGAGCTGACTCAAGGCATTAATTCAGCTTTACCTATTGCCATTGAACCCTTTGGTTATGATGAAGTCGGACAGAAATTGACAGACGTGATCAATGGCGATTTTCGTTTTTCTGGGCAGTTTAAAATTATTCCGGCACCGCAAGGAAGGCCGTTAGCAATCAGCGTGTGGCGTGAGGCAGGTGCTGATAGTGTGTTATCTGGGCAAGTTACCCGAATTGGGTACAACCGTTATGATGTTAGTTTCAAACTACTAGATGCAGTTGCTCAGGGCAAAGTATTGTTATCAAAAAACTATCAAATTGGAGCTAATGAGATTCGTGCGCTAGCGCATCATATCAGTGATGAAGTTTATCAAAAACTAACTGGCGATCGTGGTGTTTTCTCTACGCGAATTGCATATATTTTAGTGCAACGCACTGGTACTGACAGGGCAAAATATTTTCTTGAGGTTGCTGATTTTGATGGTTATAACCCGCAAAGTTTGCTGGTTTCTACAGAACCAATTATGTCGCCTGCTTGGTCGCCGGATGGTAGACAAATTGCTTACGTTTCATTTGAGAAAAAGAAGGCACAAATTTTTACCGTGTCTGTTGAAACGGGTAAACGGCGTCTATTGACTGATTTTGCGGGCATTAATGGTGCTCCAGCTTGGTCAAACGATGGGCGTAATCTTGCTGTGGTGTTATCTAAGGGTGGTTCCCCTAAAATTTACAGTGTTGATTTAAGCAGCGGCTATATGAAGCAATTAACCTTCGGGGATGCAATTGACACCGAGCCTCGCTATTCTCCAGATGGTAAATCAATGTTGTTTACTTCCGGACGCGGGGGATCGCCGCAGATTTACCGATTATCTTTAATAGATGGAAGTATCGCGCGTATGACTTTTGATGGTAATTATAATGCACGTGCTTCGTTTACACCTGATCAAAAACACATTGTCATGCTGCATCGAGGTGAGGACAGAGCTTTTAATATAGGGGTACAAGATACCGATAATAATGGTCAAATCACGCAATTAACTTTTTCTCCATCGGATGAGTCACCGTCAGTAGCCCCCAATGGGCGTTTAATTCTCTATGCAACTCGAGTTAATGACAAAGGAGTTTTGGCTGTTGTATCTATTGATGGAAGGACGAAAATGCGGTTACCGGCAAGGGATGGGGATGTCCAAGAGCCAGCGTGGTCACCTTATCTCGGTTAA
- a CDS encoding cytochrome b, with protein sequence MDGQISYPDGFKYLHWLIAVIVIGMLSVSYFLEDLPERYVGFAFMLHKSFGITVLFLMVIRVVWIWRNGKPPLPDSMPIWEKILSNSVHYALYFFVILMPLCGWIMSVAANKPPYFFNLFHLTLPGIEPNKELAHLMKETHNTIAWIIIALLSLHIAGALKHFFIDKDNVLQRMLPRTKRKV encoded by the coding sequence ATGGACGGACAAATAAGTTATCCGGATGGATTCAAATATCTCCACTGGCTTATTGCTGTAATTGTGATAGGTATGCTCAGTGTTAGCTATTTTCTTGAGGATCTCCCTGAGCGATATGTTGGTTTTGCGTTCATGCTTCATAAATCCTTTGGCATTACTGTACTCTTTCTAATGGTTATTAGAGTTGTGTGGATATGGCGTAATGGAAAACCGCCTCTACCTGATTCAATGCCCATCTGGGAAAAAATCCTTTCCAATTCGGTTCACTATGCTTTGTATTTTTTCGTTATTTTAATGCCCTTATGCGGTTGGATTATGTCGGTCGCTGCTAACAAGCCTCCTTATTTTTTTAATTTATTTCATCTAACCTTACCTGGGATAGAGCCCAATAAAGAGTTAGCCCATCTAATGAAAGAAACTCATAACACCATCGCGTGGATTATCATAGCGTTACTTTCTTTACACATAGCCGGTGCACTGAAGCATTTTTTTATCGATAAAGATAACGTGCTGCAGCGTATGTTACCCAGAACTAAGCGAAAGGTTTAA
- the ruvB gene encoding Holliday junction branch migration DNA helicase RuvB encodes MLESDRLVSANSAASEEALDRAIRPFSLDEYIGQDEVRSQMRIFIDAAKNRNDALDHVLIFGPPGLGKTTLANIIAHEMGVSLRQTSGPVLERAGDIAALLTNLQENDVLFIDEIHRLSPIIEEVLYPAMEDYKLDIMIGEGPAARSIKLELPPFTLIGATTRAGLLTSPLRDRFGIVQRLEFYSVEALTYIVSRSARLLGVTAEIEGAREIARRSRGTPRIANRLLRRVRDYAEVKGKGIITLDIAGKALEMLNIDQHGFDMMDRKLLQAIIERFSGGPVGIDSMAAAIGEEKGTIEDVLEPFLIQQGFLIRTPRGRIASKLAYQHFGLTVAEEDN; translated from the coding sequence ATGTTGGAAAGTGATCGTCTAGTCAGTGCTAATTCGGCAGCTTCAGAGGAAGCATTGGATCGAGCCATCCGTCCTTTTAGTCTTGACGAATACATCGGACAGGATGAAGTACGGTCACAGATGCGTATTTTTATTGACGCTGCAAAAAATCGAAATGATGCGCTTGATCATGTACTTATTTTTGGACCTCCTGGCCTAGGCAAAACCACGCTTGCCAACATCATCGCCCATGAAATGGGGGTTAGCTTAAGGCAAACTTCTGGGCCTGTGTTAGAGAGAGCAGGGGATATCGCTGCACTTTTAACAAATTTGCAAGAGAACGATGTGTTGTTCATTGATGAAATTCACCGTTTAAGTCCTATTATTGAAGAAGTACTCTATCCCGCCATGGAAGATTACAAGCTCGATATCATGATCGGCGAAGGGCCTGCTGCTCGTTCAATTAAATTGGAATTGCCCCCATTTACGTTAATTGGAGCGACAACACGGGCAGGTTTGCTCACTTCTCCTTTGCGTGATCGCTTTGGTATCGTCCAGCGCCTTGAGTTTTATTCGGTAGAAGCTTTGACCTATATTGTATCTCGATCTGCCCGACTGCTCGGTGTAACCGCTGAAATTGAAGGTGCACGAGAAATTGCTAGGCGCTCCCGCGGCACACCCAGAATTGCTAACCGCTTGTTACGCAGGGTGCGCGATTATGCAGAAGTAAAAGGGAAGGGGATTATTACCTTAGACATTGCTGGTAAAGCCCTTGAAATGTTAAATATTGACCAACATGGCTTTGACATGATGGATAGAAAATTACTTCAAGCGATCATCGAGCGTTTCTCTGGAGGCCCCGTTGGTATTGACAGTATGGCTGCAGCGATCGGTGAAGAAAAAGGAACTATAGAAGATGTGCTTGAGCCCTTTCTAATCCAGCAAGGTTTTTTGATAAGAACGCCAAGGGGTAGGATTGCCTCTAAATTAGCTTATCAACATTTTGGTTTAACTGTAGCTGAAGAAGATAATTAA
- the tolA gene encoding cell envelope integrity protein TolA, with protein MIVDQSYRKSFIAAVLFHLFLGLALLIDTTTNQRPVLTPEAKNEPSQALPVESARPKDEVVKAVSVENREVMETVQRLKQERTKQLKAEQERQQALLKQAEMARKARLQEQQRLAKLKEEAEKIAIARKKQIEEEKRRLKQLAEQKAQEAKRIEELKAKQQQLKKQQEEAEKLAVLKQKQAEEKAKLDKLTEEKAKEELARAEKAKAEAEQKRQAALQQQAAADAAKKAHLAGEVDKYKAMIVNAISRQWILPENVDSSLSSQFRIRLAPDGAVLEVSLIRSSGDSVLDRSAQTAIYKASPLPVPSDPDTFNLFRDISLTVRPENVRG; from the coding sequence GTGATTGTGGATCAAAGTTATCGCAAGTCGTTTATTGCGGCCGTTTTATTTCATCTTTTTTTGGGCCTAGCGTTATTAATTGACACAACGACCAATCAACGTCCGGTGCTGACGCCCGAGGCAAAAAATGAGCCCAGCCAAGCGTTGCCTGTTGAATCTGCTCGTCCGAAAGATGAAGTTGTCAAGGCAGTGAGTGTCGAGAATCGGGAAGTGATGGAAACGGTGCAACGTTTAAAACAAGAACGCACCAAGCAATTGAAGGCGGAACAGGAAAGACAACAAGCCTTGCTTAAGCAAGCTGAGATGGCACGTAAAGCCCGCTTACAGGAGCAACAACGCTTAGCGAAACTAAAAGAGGAAGCTGAGAAAATTGCTATTGCCCGGAAAAAACAAATTGAAGAAGAGAAGCGTCGTTTAAAGCAGTTGGCTGAGCAGAAAGCACAGGAAGCTAAGCGTATTGAAGAGTTAAAAGCCAAGCAGCAACAATTAAAGAAACAACAAGAAGAAGCTGAAAAACTGGCCGTATTAAAACAAAAACAAGCTGAAGAAAAAGCAAAGCTTGATAAGCTTACGGAAGAAAAAGCGAAGGAAGAACTTGCACGCGCTGAAAAAGCCAAAGCAGAGGCTGAACAAAAACGTCAAGCTGCTTTACAACAGCAAGCTGCTGCAGACGCAGCAAAAAAAGCACATCTCGCAGGCGAAGTCGATAAATATAAGGCTATGATTGTTAATGCGATAAGTCGTCAATGGATTTTGCCAGAAAATGTCGATAGCAGTTTGTCAAGTCAATTCAGAATTCGGCTCGCACCGGATGGTGCAGTGTTGGAAGTGAGTTTAATACGAAGCAGTGGTGATTCGGTTTTAGATCGCTCCGCCCAAACTGCTATTTATAAAGCATCACCGCTTCCAGTGCCCAGTGATCCAGACACTTTTAATTTATTTCGTGATATTAGTTTAACCGTACGACCAGAAAATGTTAGGGGGTAA
- the tolQ gene encoding protein TolQ → MANHASVLGYFMQAGLVVKTVMMILLIASIISWTLILQRAWYFKRKKQQCEGFVRRFWDSSDLSKLYADIDSNIDDRQGLAAIFHAGFKEYVRSRKLGHVSIEPIQRVMQISHAKEAMQLEQHLPFFASVGSIAPYVGLFGTVWGIMTSFQALGQAQQATIAMVAPGISEALVATALGLFTAIPAVIAYNRYSTRASGLLERYDLFQDELVSLIEQQTAAPMRG, encoded by the coding sequence GTGGCAAACCATGCAAGTGTACTTGGCTATTTTATGCAGGCAGGCCTAGTCGTTAAGACTGTGATGATGATTTTGCTGATTGCATCCATCATTTCATGGACTCTTATTTTGCAAAGAGCGTGGTATTTCAAACGTAAGAAACAACAATGTGAAGGGTTTGTAAGACGGTTTTGGGATAGCAGTGATTTGAGTAAATTGTATGCTGATATCGACAGTAACATCGACGATCGGCAAGGGCTGGCAGCGATTTTCCATGCTGGATTTAAAGAATATGTGCGTTCCCGTAAGCTTGGGCATGTATCAATTGAACCTATCCAGCGTGTCATGCAAATTAGCCATGCGAAAGAAGCCATGCAACTGGAACAACATTTACCATTCTTTGCTTCCGTTGGCTCCATTGCCCCGTATGTCGGTTTGTTTGGTACAGTATGGGGGATCATGACTTCTTTCCAAGCATTAGGACAAGCTCAACAAGCAACGATCGCGATGGTAGCTCCAGGTATTTCAGAAGCCTTAGTGGCGACAGCACTAGGATTGTTTACTGCAATTCCCGCAGTTATTGCTTACAACCGTTATAGTACTCGTGCATCGGGTTTGCTTGAGCGCTATGATTTATTTCAGGATGAATTAGTCTCACTTATTGAGCAGCAAACGGCTGCGCCAATGAGAGGATAG
- a CDS encoding S1/P1 nuclease — translation MRRWCFYFLVLLGNNGYCWNALGHRLVAQIAYQHLTDQAKQIYNQYNRALDKVYRKQNLIDSAAWMDALRFQNELWLKEKHYIDLPFSIDGTKIKPPNKVNAVSAIEEAKTILQSQKGDFDKGFSLRILLHVVGDIHQPLHATSQFSAAYPKGDKGGNLIRLGKNSVATNLHAYWDKGGGYLNTKSPYSYNQLIRKANRIEKSWPCQPDKMNLRPIDWAKESHQIAIKKVYLLKAGQKPDKNYQIMVKRITQQRIALAGCRLAALLNKLADA, via the coding sequence ATGAGAAGATGGTGTTTTTATTTCCTCGTCTTGTTAGGCAATAACGGTTATTGTTGGAATGCCCTAGGCCATCGTTTGGTGGCTCAAATTGCGTATCAACATTTAACTGACCAGGCTAAACAAATTTATAATCAGTATAACCGAGCCTTAGACAAGGTTTATCGGAAGCAAAATTTGATTGATTCGGCTGCCTGGATGGACGCTCTACGTTTTCAGAATGAGTTGTGGCTAAAAGAAAAACATTATATTGATCTGCCTTTTTCTATAGACGGCACGAAAATAAAACCTCCAAATAAAGTGAATGCGGTTTCAGCGATTGAAGAAGCAAAAACCATTTTGCAAAGCCAGAAAGGTGATTTTGATAAGGGATTTAGTTTAAGGATTTTATTGCATGTCGTAGGGGATATTCATCAACCTTTACATGCAACCAGCCAATTTAGCGCCGCATATCCAAAAGGGGATAAAGGGGGCAATCTTATTCGTTTAGGAAAAAATTCTGTCGCAACTAATCTGCATGCTTATTGGGATAAAGGAGGGGGATATCTTAATACAAAAAGTCCTTATTCTTATAATCAACTGATTAGAAAGGCAAATCGTATTGAGAAGTCATGGCCATGCCAACCTGACAAGATGAATCTTAGGCCAATAGATTGGGCGAAGGAATCACATCAAATCGCAATCAAGAAAGTATATCTATTAAAAGCGGGGCAGAAGCCTGATAAAAATTATCAGATTATGGTGAAGCGTATAACTCAGCAAAGAATCGCACTTGCTGGTTGCCGTTTAGCAGCATTACTAAATAAATTGGCAGATGCTTAG
- a CDS encoding dihydrolipoamide acetyltransferase family protein: MNIFNLPDLGEGLPDAEIHEWFVKEGDTVTVDQPLVSMETAKAVVDVPCPQSGKIVKLFGNPGDVIKTGEPLVGFEAAAESDKKVDKGTVVGNLEESTDISEDNFIIGSSRKNSQRIKTTPAVRLLAKKLGVDLNSLMGSGGHGVITLEDVQAAAEKKAQLPEGYEALRGVRRAMLNSMVQSHQEIVPVSIFDEADIECWPAGTDITVRLIRAIIHASKQEPALNAWFDTAHSARKCFSEVHLGIAMDSSEGLFVPVIHNAATHSDEQLRKIIDDYKQAVSERVVAPEKLKGATITLSNFGKFAGRFASPIIVPPMVAILAVGRLYQGVVALNGKVETHRLLPLSLSFDHRAVTGGEATRFLGAVIEALQKPEIM, translated from the coding sequence ATGAATATTTTCAATTTACCTGATTTGGGCGAAGGGTTGCCCGATGCTGAAATTCATGAATGGTTTGTTAAAGAAGGCGATACTGTAACTGTCGATCAACCGCTCGTTTCAATGGAAACAGCTAAAGCTGTAGTTGATGTTCCTTGTCCTCAGAGTGGAAAAATCGTTAAGCTCTTCGGTAACCCTGGCGATGTAATCAAAACAGGAGAGCCTTTAGTTGGCTTTGAAGCAGCGGCTGAGTCTGACAAGAAAGTCGATAAGGGCACAGTTGTGGGCAATCTTGAAGAAAGCACCGATATCAGTGAAGACAATTTCATCATTGGTTCTAGCAGAAAAAATTCGCAACGCATCAAAACAACTCCGGCTGTTCGCTTATTGGCAAAAAAATTAGGTGTTGACCTCAATTCACTAATGGGCAGTGGCGGGCACGGCGTAATTACCCTTGAGGATGTGCAAGCTGCCGCAGAGAAAAAAGCGCAGTTGCCAGAAGGGTATGAAGCACTACGTGGTGTAAGAAGGGCTATGCTTAACAGTATGGTTCAATCGCATCAAGAAATAGTTCCTGTTAGTATTTTTGATGAAGCTGACATCGAATGCTGGCCAGCAGGAACCGATATTACTGTGCGTTTAATTCGTGCCATTATACACGCCTCAAAACAAGAACCTGCACTTAATGCTTGGTTCGACACAGCCCACAGTGCACGCAAATGTTTTAGCGAAGTGCATTTAGGTATCGCAATGGACAGTAGTGAAGGTTTGTTTGTTCCTGTTATCCATAATGCAGCCACCCATTCTGACGAGCAACTACGGAAGATTATTGATGACTATAAACAAGCAGTCTCGGAACGTGTTGTAGCACCAGAGAAATTAAAAGGGGCAACCATTACTTTATCTAATTTTGGTAAATTTGCTGGCCGTTTTGCAAGCCCGATTATTGTACCCCCCATGGTAGCCATTCTTGCAGTTGGCCGATTATACCAAGGCGTGGTAGCACTTAACGGTAAAGTGGAAACCCATCGTCTACTACCACTTTCCTTAAGCTTTGATCATCGTGCGGTTACTGGGGGTGAAGCAACACGTTTTTTAGGCGCGGTAATTGAAGCTTTACAAAAACCTGAAATAATGTAA
- a CDS encoding succinate dehydrogenase assembly factor 2, with the protein MSDSLKKAKLLWHCRRGMLELDLILIPFLERHFDSMSLSQMTAFERLLECTDPELFSWLMGHDDPTDKEFVDIVEFIRMQHNVR; encoded by the coding sequence ATGAGCGATTCATTAAAAAAAGCAAAACTCTTATGGCATTGTCGACGTGGTATGCTCGAGTTAGATTTAATACTAATACCGTTTTTAGAGCGCCATTTCGATAGTATGAGCTTATCACAGATGACTGCTTTCGAAAGATTACTTGAGTGCACAGATCCAGAGTTATTTAGTTGGTTAATGGGGCACGATGACCCCACGGACAAGGAATTCGTTGATATTGTTGAATTTATCAGAATGCAACATAACGTTAGGTAG
- the ybgC gene encoding tol-pal system-associated acyl-CoA thioesterase: MDNMDCHHFNIRVYAEDTDMMGIVYHANYLCFFERARTEMIRNSGLSLTMLATYDCHFAINEVLLRYKNPAYLDDLLRITTKISHKKSCSLVFDQAMHNQDNKLICEAQIKAVCVNNEMRPKRLPEDLFKLK, encoded by the coding sequence ATGGACAATATGGATTGTCATCATTTTAATATTAGGGTTTATGCAGAAGATACCGATATGATGGGAATTGTGTATCATGCAAATTACCTCTGCTTTTTTGAGCGGGCCAGAACTGAAATGATTCGTAATTCTGGCTTGTCTTTAACCATGCTTGCAACGTATGATTGCCATTTTGCGATAAACGAGGTTCTCCTTCGTTATAAGAACCCTGCTTATCTAGACGATTTATTAAGAATTACGACAAAAATAAGCCATAAAAAATCATGCAGTCTTGTATTTGATCAGGCCATGCATAATCAGGATAATAAGCTTATTTGCGAAGCGCAAATCAAAGCAGTATGCGTAAATAATGAGATGAGACCTAAGCGCTTACCTGAGGATTTATTTAAGTTAAAGTAA